One genomic region from Terasakiella sp. SH-1 encodes:
- a CDS encoding glutathione S-transferase family protein, with protein sequence MLTLYSSQSSGNCYKVRLLLHQLGCDVTIKEMDVVAGDCQTDEFKAINPMGQVPALVLDEGMVLAQSNAILLHFADETQYMAMDYFDKSLTYQWLFWEQYSHETAIAVARYSMHYLGNSEADDPRLSELWEKGYRALDVMEKHLSDQDFFVGNRYSIVDIALFAYTHVADEGGFDLSGYPKVQAWLDRIKAQPRWKPMGEI encoded by the coding sequence ATGCTGACGCTATATTCTAGTCAAAGTTCTGGCAATTGTTACAAGGTACGCCTGCTGCTGCATCAGCTGGGCTGTGATGTTACTATCAAGGAAATGGATGTGGTGGCTGGTGATTGCCAAACAGATGAGTTTAAGGCGATCAATCCCATGGGCCAAGTCCCTGCTCTTGTCTTGGATGAAGGCATGGTTCTGGCCCAATCCAATGCTATCTTGCTGCATTTTGCCGATGAAACCCAATATATGGCCATGGATTATTTTGATAAGTCGCTGACTTATCAATGGTTATTCTGGGAACAATATAGCCATGAAACCGCCATCGCCGTGGCGCGCTATTCCATGCATTATCTGGGCAATAGCGAAGCTGATGATCCCCGTTTGTCGGAACTGTGGGAAAAGGGATATCGCGCCCTTGATGTCATGGAAAAGCATTTGTCTGATCAGGACTTCTTTGTGGGTAACCGTTATTCCATCGTCGATATTGCCCTGTTTGCCTATACCCATGTGGCCGATGAAGGGGGCTTTGACCTATCCGGTTATCCCAAGGTTCAGGCATGGCTTGACCGGATCAAGGCACAACCGCGCTGGAAACCCATGGGTGAGATCTAA